From a single Deltaproteobacteria bacterium genomic region:
- a CDS encoding DUF58 domain-containing protein: MGSRQGVHSSLRRGHGLEFSDYRLYAEGDDFRHIDWGAYGRTDRLYLKQFREEQDLNVIVILDASASMGYPKGENKFEMARNLSLALGYVAMTDGDSVTFSILGKKNSPKFRGRGNLSKVLRELSDIAPDGKFNFVQEVRKSIINHKLPGKCFLISDFLFDHETQVSAIDVLRYRNFDISVIQIISPSETVLNLASKNVLVVDSENGQEVELSIGQLSQKEYSRLMSAHIDKLEHYCRKRQISYVLIKSEESLTDVILRRFPAVGILK; this comes from the coding sequence TTGGGATCCCGCCAAGGAGTTCACAGCTCACTCCGGCGTGGCCATGGATTAGAGTTTTCCGATTACCGATTATACGCCGAGGGAGATGATTTTAGACACATAGATTGGGGAGCTTATGGTAGAACCGATCGCTTGTACCTAAAGCAGTTTCGCGAAGAACAGGATTTAAACGTCATTGTCATTCTCGACGCCAGTGCCTCAATGGGCTATCCAAAAGGTGAAAACAAGTTCGAGATGGCACGAAATCTGAGTTTGGCCCTTGGATACGTAGCGATGACTGACGGCGACTCGGTCACGTTCTCTATATTGGGCAAGAAAAACTCACCCAAATTTCGGGGTCGAGGCAACTTGAGCAAGGTTTTGAGGGAACTATCTGACATTGCGCCTGATGGAAAATTCAATTTTGTTCAAGAGGTGCGCAAGTCCATAATAAATCACAAGCTACCAGGAAAATGTTTCTTGATATCGGACTTTCTTTTCGATCATGAGACACAAGTTTCTGCTATAGACGTATTGAGATATCGCAATTTCGACATCTCGGTCATTCAGATAATTTCCCCAAGCGAGACTGTTCTCAATTTGGCATCCAAAAACGTCCTTGTAGTGGACTCGGAAAATGGACAAGAAGTGGAGCTTTCGATTGGCCAATTGTCGCAAAAGGAATATTCTCGTTTAATGTCGGCACATATAGATAAATTGGAACACTATTGCCGAAAAAGACAAATCTCCTACGTATTGATTAAAAGTGAGGAGTCTCTTACTGACGTAATACTGAGAAGATTTCCGGCGGTGGGGATTTTGAAATAA
- a CDS encoding AAA family ATPase has translation MTDTTSITRNHGSEIIEEAGWFLDNFLKIEGELSRVVVGMKDVVRQTLAAIFTGGHVLLEGVPGLGKTLLVKSIAQALGLSFQRIQFTSDLMPSDITGTQILTDNEHGGRTFQFRPGPIFANIVLADEVNRAGPKTQSALLEAMEEQQVSIIGTTHKLPQPFFVLATQNPIELEGTYPLPEAQLDRFVFKLLIKSPTSSELKEILARTTGNLKPLISHVFGAEQTVNTIMQMRSLVRRVVIAPPLEDVLIGLMFALSPGSQNASDMVNDYVRFGPGPRGAQSVLLSAKVFALLDKRVNLAVEDIKQSLAPALRHRLILNYQAEAEGISADDIIAEVTKDIDLS, from the coding sequence GAAGAGGCTGGCTGGTTTTTGGACAATTTTTTAAAAATAGAGGGAGAACTTTCACGTGTTGTAGTAGGAATGAAGGACGTAGTGAGACAAACGCTCGCAGCGATCTTCACGGGTGGACACGTGCTACTCGAAGGTGTACCTGGATTAGGTAAAACCCTACTCGTAAAATCTATTGCTCAAGCGTTGGGACTTAGCTTTCAGCGGATTCAGTTCACATCCGATCTAATGCCTAGCGACATAACTGGAACGCAAATACTAACGGACAATGAACACGGTGGCAGAACTTTTCAATTTAGACCAGGCCCCATTTTTGCAAATATAGTCTTAGCGGACGAAGTAAATCGAGCGGGACCTAAAACTCAGTCAGCTCTGCTCGAGGCAATGGAAGAGCAACAAGTTAGCATTATAGGCACTACGCATAAACTGCCACAGCCGTTTTTTGTCCTTGCAACCCAAAACCCCATAGAGCTTGAAGGAACATATCCCCTACCAGAAGCACAGTTAGATCGCTTTGTCTTTAAGTTATTAATAAAGTCGCCTACATCCTCGGAACTAAAGGAGATTTTGGCAAGGACGACGGGCAACTTAAAACCTCTCATCAGTCATGTGTTCGGCGCTGAACAAACTGTAAACACTATTATGCAAATGCGTTCGTTAGTGCGGCGGGTTGTAATAGCACCCCCTTTAGAAGACGTCCTAATTGGCCTTATGTTTGCTCTCTCTCCGGGCAGCCAAAACGCTAGCGACATGGTTAACGATTACGTGCGCTTTGGTCCAGGTCCACGAGGTGCTCAGTCTGTCTTGTTGTCGGCAAAAGTCTTCGCCTTGCTCGACAAGAGAGTGAACCTAGCCGTTGAAGATATTAAGCAGTCGCTGGCACCGGCTCTTAGACATCGTCTAATCCTAAACTACCAAGCAGAAGCTGAGGGAATAAGCGCAGACGACATAATTGCTGAGGTAACTAAAGACATCGATCTTTCCTAG
- a CDS encoding VWA domain-containing protein, whose translation MTFFDSFHLANSSAAILLVFVPLLILAYLRQKRLPRIVVSSTLILKELTKHVVAKRKFKPPLRFFLELLAMLLLAIAAAGPFMSSSGKNIAIVIDTSMSMSARRGASNNSLQRIDEALSLANNFLSKQNNSSRFTCYSSSPTFTQVGPADLTSDAAKKEIANILAANSPDSLELGVAELASSAKFDSIVVFTDKVISNSSSGKSAKDRPLAEIELFSVGIASSNVFISNAKLELPTQVSNKKVRASIGLSNNSPLEVTARLFAQKALKAKDKNAFTLITEKKVLLNPQHETEVQFELDKLTSESSLFRLDIESDANYNSIAIDDTAWISNNSTLRTAVLLVSPSEKSGDGLGLKKIDGLEITSVLPEDFAKLRKSALSDFSLIVFHQSAPTKTPSISTLLVLPPEQNSIFPLKAEVSEPKITSWDESSPLTAYLQVPLLAPQNAVTFELRPWMSSVLNVESGPIIVSGESRGHRFAALGFEIFPFEGARTLAHSVLTLNLMRWLTNKTDLGIGMLTGSSIELLKNRSWIIATPKEEILHFETDADKTIPFYFGLPGQYKITNISGSNVDSIKQRTEVITANAFHANESKTFEIANIQLPAQLENASIPSELQEPLWPYLALLVIIVLLVEFAIRMFPNFVNISTRLGTGD comes from the coding sequence ATGACCTTTTTTGACTCATTTCACTTAGCCAATTCTTCCGCTGCGATTCTACTAGTTTTTGTACCCCTATTGATTCTTGCCTATTTACGGCAAAAGCGTTTGCCTAGAATTGTTGTATCTAGCACATTAATTCTTAAGGAGCTTACTAAACACGTCGTCGCGAAGCGAAAATTCAAGCCTCCCCTCCGCTTCTTTCTCGAACTATTGGCGATGCTTCTATTGGCCATCGCCGCCGCGGGGCCGTTTATGTCAAGTAGCGGCAAAAATATAGCTATCGTCATAGATACGAGCATGAGCATGAGTGCTCGCAGAGGAGCGTCAAACAATTCTCTGCAAAGAATCGATGAAGCGCTTTCACTAGCCAACAATTTTTTGTCAAAGCAAAATAATAGTAGTCGGTTTACTTGTTACTCCTCCTCCCCAACTTTCACGCAGGTGGGGCCAGCTGACTTGACATCGGATGCAGCCAAGAAAGAAATAGCAAATATTTTAGCCGCTAACTCGCCCGACTCATTGGAACTCGGCGTTGCCGAACTGGCTTCATCAGCTAAATTCGATTCGATTGTAGTATTTACAGATAAAGTTATCTCAAACAGCTCGTCCGGCAAATCTGCAAAGGACAGGCCCCTAGCAGAAATAGAACTCTTTAGTGTAGGAATCGCTTCGTCAAATGTATTCATATCTAACGCCAAACTCGAGTTACCGACTCAGGTATCTAACAAGAAGGTGCGGGCTAGCATTGGCTTATCCAACAATTCTCCGCTCGAGGTGACAGCCAGGCTGTTTGCACAAAAGGCTCTTAAAGCTAAAGATAAGAACGCCTTTACGCTAATTACTGAGAAGAAAGTTTTGCTCAATCCTCAACATGAAACTGAAGTGCAATTTGAGCTCGATAAGCTGACCTCAGAGTCCAGTCTTTTTAGACTAGATATCGAGTCGGATGCAAATTATAACTCCATTGCCATCGACGATACTGCCTGGATTAGCAACAATTCGACACTAAGAACGGCGGTACTTCTGGTCAGTCCTAGCGAGAAGTCAGGAGACGGCTTGGGGCTAAAAAAGATAGATGGTTTGGAGATAACATCTGTTTTGCCAGAGGATTTTGCGAAGCTCCGCAAATCGGCCTTAAGTGATTTTTCCTTAATTGTATTTCACCAGAGCGCACCAACAAAAACGCCCAGTATTTCTACACTGCTTGTTCTTCCACCGGAACAAAATAGCATATTCCCTCTAAAGGCTGAAGTCTCTGAGCCAAAAATAACTAGTTGGGACGAGTCTAGTCCACTAACTGCCTATTTGCAGGTCCCACTACTAGCTCCACAAAATGCTGTTACCTTCGAATTGCGCCCCTGGATGTCATCGGTGCTTAATGTTGAAAGCGGGCCGATAATAGTGAGCGGAGAAAGTCGCGGACATCGCTTTGCAGCTTTGGGTTTTGAGATTTTTCCCTTCGAAGGAGCAAGAACATTAGCACATAGCGTCTTAACTCTTAACCTCATGCGCTGGCTAACGAATAAGACCGACCTAGGAATTGGAATGCTAACTGGCTCTAGCATAGAGCTACTAAAGAATCGCTCTTGGATAATAGCCACTCCCAAGGAAGAAATTCTACATTTCGAAACCGATGCGGACAAGACTATACCTTTCTATTTTGGATTGCCCGGACAATATAAGATTACTAACATAAGCGGATCTAACGTCGATTCAATTAAGCAACGCACTGAGGTTATTACTGCGAATGCATTTCATGCTAATGAGTCAAAGACTTTCGAGATTGCAAATATTCAACTTCCAGCACAACTTGAAAATGCGAGCATCCCATCGGAGTTGCAAGAGCCTCTTTGGCCATATTTAGCGCTCTTGGTTATTATTGTGCTGCTTGTAGAATTTGCAATTAGGATGTTCCCGAATTTCGTTAATATATCGACTCGCTTAGGAACAGGAGATTAG